A genome region from Brassica oleracea var. oleracea cultivar TO1000 chromosome C2, BOL, whole genome shotgun sequence includes the following:
- the LOC106324803 gene encoding uncharacterized protein LOC106324803, with product MADNPNPDDDDVSYYQKTVVLRDWWLIKCPIEFEGKRFGVAGTQIAETGAVRVFTSSPIVKAFDVFTLEASDGVCIVLRGFLNKQRLVLSGFLPQICSEFILGFPPYWESKCNLSFVGLPSGSASINKASGAILSPCNNDKKRNLEDSPARRRVVKTTVTAKKKKKKNTVEISDKPSRKKSIRLQSKSVELMSKFQNTTNDDVSEGLDKRAKSSDDVEKTDECEVINNQVDGNAVEHVNHQSGTKVKRKLDVSQVQKNPTTNDGVERDESMVNEEISPSPVDGCGTNSKKITSKNATLTSEERNGKLKVTKTSLKNGKKSEKILEGDLDDVVVEPMMTTHSRPSKVIHNLSVGKTIRKIDFDAEVTPEKDATKQKTNSMSADSLGQKRSRSGRVLVSPLEYWRNQLPVYDKDRNLIQVNEGHQTNSTSSKGKGSVSRKPRR from the exons ATGGCTGACAATCCCAATCCAGACGACGACGATGTCTCGTATTACCAGAAAACG GTGGTCCTGAGAGACTGGTGGCTGATCAAATGTCCAATTGAATTCGAAGGCAAACGATTTGGCGTTGCTGGTACCCAGATTGCTGA GACAGGAGCTGTGAGGGTGTTTACATCATCCCCAATCGTCAAAGCCTTTGATGTTTTCACACTCGAAGCTTCCGATGGAGTCTGCATCGTCCTACGTGGCTTTCTCAACAAACAACGCCTTGTTCTATCTGGATTCCTCCCTCAG ATTTGCAGTGAGTTCATCTTGGGGTTTCCTCCTTATTGGGAATCAAAATGTAACCTTTCCTTCGTAGGACTGCCTTCTGGATCTGCTTCTATCAATAAAG CTTCTGGTGCCATTTTATCACCTTGTAACAACGACAAGAAACGGAATCTAGAGGATAGTCCAGCTCGGAGAAGAGTAGTTAAAACCACTGTCACCGCTAAGAAGAAGAAGAAGAAGAACACAGTGGAGATTAGTGATAAACCTTCAAGGAAAAAGTCTATTCGTCTGCAGTCCAAATCTGTTGAGTTGATGAGTAAATTCCAGAATACTACTAATGATGATGTTAGTGAAGGTTTGGACAAGAGGGCTAAGAGCAGTGATGATGTAGAGAAAACAGATGAATGTGAGGTTATCAATAACCAAGTTGATGG CAATGCTGTAGAGCATGTGAATCATCAGTCTGGGACCAAAGTCAAAAGGAAACTTGATGTTAGCCAAGTCCAGAAGAATCCTACTACTAATGATGGCGTCGAAAGAGATGAATCTATGGTTAATGAAGAGATATCACCTTCACCAGTGGATGGATGTGGTACTAATAGCAAAAAGATAACGAGTAAGAATGCTACACTGACTTCAGAAGAGCGAAATGGTAAGCTCAAGGTAACTAAAACATCTCTGAAGAATGGAAAGAAAAGTGAGAAGATCCTTGAAGGTGATTTGGATGATGTAGTAGTAGAGCCTATGATGACTACTCATTCAAGGCCCTCCAAGGTTATACACAACTTATCAGTTGGGAAAACTATCAGGAAGATCGACTTTGATGCGGAG GTAACACCAGAGAAAGATGCGACGAAACAGAAGACCAATTCAATGTCTGCTGATTCATTAGGACAGAAACGGTCAAGATCAG GAAGGGTGCTAGTGTCACCACTAGAGTACTGGCGCAACCAACTTCCTGTTTATGATAAG GATCGGAATCTTATCCAAGTAAACGAAGGTCATCAGACTAACTCCACTTCATCTAAAG GGAAAGGATCCGTTTCTCGAAAGCCAAGAAGATGA
- the LOC106324990 gene encoding dof zinc finger protein DOF5.1, producing MVFSSFPSYPDSSNWQQQHQPITTTVGFTGNNNISQQFLPHHPLPPQPQPQQTPPPLHNNGNGGGGGGPGGLIRPGSMAERARLANIPLPETALKCPRCDSTNTKFCYFNNYNLTQPRHFCKGCRRYWTRGGALRSVPVGGGCRRNKRTKNSGGSSSSGNSKSQDSTTSNDQYHHRAMANNQMGPPSSTSLSSLLSSYNAGLIPGHDHNNNNNNILELGSSLSPLKLMHPSDFTDNFTLQYGAVSAPSYHTGGGSSGGSGGGGASTILTGLDQWRFPATHHQLPLLGGLETSSSSGLYPFDHQNPGYGLVTGSGQYRPKNIFHNLVSSSSSSASSAMVTATASQLASVKMEDSNNQLNMSRQLFGNEQELWNIHGTAASTAAATTSSWSDVSNNFSSSSTSNI from the exons ATGGTTTTTTCTTCATTTCCTAGTTATCCTGATTCATCAAACTGGCAACAACAA CATCAACCAATCACAACCACCGTTGGATTCACGGGAAACAACAACATCAGCCAGCAATTCCTCCCTCACCATCCCCTCCCACCGCAACCGCAACCGCAACAAACCCCTCCACCGCTTCACAACAATGGTAACGGTGGAGGAGGTGGTGGACCTGGAGGATTAATACGGCCAGGTTCGATGGCTGAAAGGGCAAGGCTAGCCAACATACCACTGCCGGAAACAGCCTTAAAATGTCCAAGATGTGACTCAACTAACACCAAATTCTGCTACTTCAACAACTACAATCTCACTCAACCTCGCCACTTTTGCAAAGGCTGCCGCCGTTACTGGACACGTGGCGGTGCTCTAAGGAGCGTTCCTGTTGGTGGTGGTTGCCGTAGAAACAAAAGAACCAAAAACAGCGGCGGTAGCAGCAGTAGCGGCAACAGTAAGTCTCAAGATAGCACCACAAGCAACGACCAATACCACCACCGAGCCATGGCTAATAATCAAATGGGACCACCTTCTTCGACTTCTCTGAGCTCGTTGCTATCTTCTTACAACGCTGGATTGATCCCCGGACATGATCATAACAACAATAACAACAACATACTTGAACTTGGATCATCTTTGTCTCCTCTCAAGCTCATGCATCCTTCAGACTTCACCGACAACTTCACCTTACAATACGGCGCAGTTTCAGCTCCTTCTTATCATACAGGCGGTGGAAGCAGCGGCGGAAGCGGTGGTGGAGGAGCTTCGACTATATTGACCGGTTTGGACCAGTGGAGGTTCCCGGCAACACATCACCAACTTCCTTTGCTAGGTGGTTTAGAAACTTCTTCATCTTCCGGGTTATACCCGTTTGATCATCAGAATCCGGGTTATGGATTAGTCACTGGATCGGGTCAGTACCGACCTAAGAACATCTTCCATAACCTTGTTTCCTCTTCTTCTTCTTCTGCTTCGTCAGCTATGGTTACAGCCACAGCATCGCAGTTAGCTTCAGTGAAAATGGAAGATAGTAACAATCAACTCAACATGTCTAGACAACTTTTTGGAAACGAACAAGAGCTTTGGAATATTCATGGGACTGCAGCATCAACCGCAGCCGCAACAACTAGTTCGTGGAGTGATGTCTCTAATAACTTCAGTTCTTCTTCTACTAGCAATATATAA